A genomic window from Candidatus Pelagisphaera phototrophica includes:
- a CDS encoding ABC transporter permease, which produces MRHFITLLRNEIWKLLISPSTYIAAFLFLLVMGFLFQLILLEYASDPKEENPSITFFRLFFLPVFFMVPLLTMKSVAEERATGTIETLMTTPVTATEVILSKFCAGYLYYSLLWMFTGSFHILFYSFVQEDSLFDPYPIVGGYAYVAISGGLFLSLGIFASALTRSQLIAGIVSFSLVFGFIVVGSFLDEMALPWIDQPRWVEILANHTDVLQHMRDFSSGIIDTRAIVLYASCSLAFLFLSIIILEYREGGC; this is translated from the coding sequence ATGAGACATTTCATTACGCTACTCCGAAACGAGATTTGGAAGCTCCTGATAAGTCCGAGCACCTACATCGCCGCATTTCTATTCCTGCTCGTCATGGGATTTCTGTTTCAGCTGATTCTCCTCGAATATGCAAGCGACCCCAAAGAGGAAAATCCATCCATCACCTTTTTCCGGCTCTTTTTCCTTCCCGTTTTCTTTATGGTACCCCTCCTCACGATGAAGAGTGTCGCCGAGGAAAGAGCGACCGGAACGATCGAGACACTCATGACGACCCCGGTCACCGCAACGGAAGTCATTCTCTCGAAATTCTGCGCTGGATACCTGTACTACTCCCTACTTTGGATGTTCACGGGGAGCTTTCACATTCTGTTTTATTCATTCGTCCAGGAAGACTCCTTGTTTGACCCGTATCCAATTGTCGGCGGCTACGCTTACGTTGCCATCAGTGGGGGGCTGTTTCTCAGTCTGGGGATATTCGCCAGCGCATTGACTCGAAGCCAGCTCATTGCCGGCATTGTCAGCTTTTCACTTGTTTTCGGATTCATTGTTGTCGGCAGCTTTCTCGATGAGATGGCTCTGCCTTGGATTGACCAGCCTCGATGGGTAGAGATTCTGGCCAACCACACCGACGTCCTTCAACATATGAGGGACTTTTCATCTGGAATCATCGACACTAGGGCTATCGTTCTCTATGCAAGCTGCTCATTGGCCTTTTTATTTTTGAGCATTATCATCCTAGAATACCGGGAGGGAGGTTGCTAG
- a CDS encoding ABC transporter ATP-binding protein, which produces MDQTEYTIEVENLCKRFGKLEAVAGISFKVEKGQIFGFLGPNGAGKSTTMRILTGYTRATSGIARICGFPVASEPHEIKRRVGYMPENNPLPLELRVREYLKWRARLKELPLRHRSKRVDEVMERCDLTRARDRIIGKLSKGFRQRVGIADAILAHPEVIIMDEPTIGLDPHQVIMIRDLIASLRGKMSVIISSHILPEIEMTCDQVIIINGGKIVGKGTPNELRETFIDSTIYELEINGDLGDLLKSLKNVASNLEVAQYTEADERGFSRVAIRIPGRHDYGEKLFSCLSDNPLIRTRSLRMREAPLEDVFLAATRRSWETLDTDLTKKPESIVSGTEEKEVSTAGQQ; this is translated from the coding sequence GTGGACCAGACGGAATATACAATAGAAGTCGAAAACCTGTGCAAACGTTTCGGTAAGCTCGAAGCCGTAGCTGGAATTTCCTTCAAGGTTGAGAAGGGCCAGATTTTCGGATTTCTAGGGCCCAATGGAGCCGGTAAAAGTACCACAATGCGTATCTTAACTGGTTACACGCGAGCTACTTCTGGGATAGCAAGAATATGCGGGTTCCCGGTTGCTTCAGAGCCTCACGAGATCAAGCGACGCGTTGGCTATATGCCGGAGAATAATCCACTGCCGCTCGAGCTCCGGGTGCGCGAATACCTTAAATGGAGAGCCCGACTTAAGGAGCTGCCTTTGCGCCACCGCAGCAAACGCGTCGATGAAGTCATGGAACGGTGCGACCTCACAAGGGCTCGCGACCGCATAATCGGAAAACTCTCAAAAGGTTTCCGCCAAAGAGTGGGCATCGCCGACGCCATACTAGCCCATCCGGAGGTTATCATAATGGATGAGCCAACGATTGGGCTGGACCCCCATCAAGTCATAATGATTCGCGATCTTATCGCGAGCCTGCGGGGAAAGATGAGTGTCATCATTTCCAGTCACATCCTCCCGGAAATCGAGATGACCTGCGACCAAGTCATAATCATCAACGGCGGAAAGATCGTCGGCAAGGGCACGCCCAACGAGCTTCGGGAAACCTTCATCGACTCCACGATCTACGAGCTAGAGATCAATGGAGATCTGGGAGATCTTCTGAAGTCGCTAAAAAATGTAGCTTCCAATCTTGAAGTCGCCCAGTACACCGAAGCCGATGAGCGGGGTTTTTCCAGGGTGGCCATCCGCATTCCAGGCCGACACGACTATGGGGAAAAGCTCTTTAGTTGCTTGTCAGACAATCCCCTGATTCGAACAAGGTCCCTGAGAATGCGGGAAGCTCCTCTCGAAGATGTCTTCCTTGCTGCCACACGCCGCAGTTGGGAAACCCTAGATACAGATCTTACTAAGAAACCGGAGAGCATCGTTTCGGGAACCGAAGAAAAAGAGGTTTCGACAGCGGGGCAGCAATAG
- a CDS encoding biotin--[acetyl-CoA-carboxylase] ligase: MLTKEVMILRELLEAKKEFVSGNHIAERLGISRVAIWSHMEKLRSQGFDFEAVRSKGYRLTLRPDSLNEALIRALLPRAAKDLNVVVRDRIDSTNSEAERLLANGQEAPVLVLAREQTEGRGRLGRRWHSSDNGNLYASFAFRPEVSPARLSTFTLWMGVNICECINSFFRIESNIKWPNDIHIEGRKVAGILTEARMDADQTRDVVLGIGLNVNGDTNDWPEDLKVIATSIRQETGSAQDINRFTAALAGRIELAYEQFVSDSHRAALKEKWNAYDALQGREVSLLQGKDKITGIARGIDVHGALVLERVDGSKLLIRAGEVTIEK, translated from the coding sequence ATGTTGACGAAAGAGGTCATGATACTACGCGAACTTCTGGAAGCAAAAAAAGAATTCGTATCCGGAAACCATATTGCCGAACGCCTGGGAATTTCCCGAGTAGCCATATGGTCACACATGGAAAAACTACGATCCCAGGGCTTTGATTTTGAAGCCGTTCGCAGTAAAGGCTACCGACTAACCCTCCGCCCCGACTCGCTGAACGAAGCATTGATACGGGCTTTGCTTCCCCGGGCCGCCAAAGATTTAAATGTCGTAGTACGCGACCGTATCGACAGCACCAATTCGGAGGCCGAGCGTCTTCTGGCAAATGGCCAAGAAGCACCTGTCCTCGTCCTCGCTCGCGAACAAACCGAGGGCCGCGGCCGTCTAGGGCGGCGATGGCACAGTTCTGACAATGGGAACCTGTACGCCAGTTTCGCTTTTCGCCCTGAGGTCTCCCCAGCGAGGTTATCGACATTCACTCTTTGGATGGGAGTAAACATTTGCGAATGCATCAATTCCTTCTTCAGAATTGAGAGCAACATCAAGTGGCCCAACGACATCCACATCGAAGGACGCAAAGTCGCCGGAATTTTGACGGAAGCCCGTATGGATGCGGATCAAACCCGCGACGTTGTTCTCGGAATCGGCCTCAACGTAAACGGGGACACAAACGACTGGCCTGAAGACCTGAAAGTGATCGCAACGTCCATCCGGCAGGAAACCGGGTCCGCTCAAGATATAAATCGCTTTACCGCGGCTCTCGCCGGTCGGATTGAGCTCGCATACGAACAATTTGTTTCCGATTCGCACAGAGCCGCATTGAAGGAAAAGTGGAACGCCTATGATGCTTTGCAGGGCCGTGAGGTCAGCCTCCTGCAAGGGAAAGACAAGATCACTGGAATCGCTCGCGGAATTGACGTCCATGGAGCGCTCGTTTTGGAACGGGTGGATGGGTCTAAGCTCCTCATACGAGCGGGAGAGGTTACGATCGAAAAATGA